ATGCCATGACCCTTCTCAAGTGGGCCCTCATCTGTTTCGTGATCTCGCTGATCGCGGGCGGCCTCGGTTTCACCGGCATCGCCTCGGGAGCCGGCTCGCTGGCGCGGATCCTGTTCGGCCTGTTCCTGCTCATCGCCATCGTGATCGTCGTGATCGCCTTCGCGGTCGGACAGGCGGTGTTCTGAGGCCGACGCCGTGCGGGACAAGGTCTGCCTCGTCACCGGGGCGACCAACGGCATCGGCTACGAGATCGCGCTGGGGCTCGCGCGCCGCGGCGCGCGGGTCGCCATCGTCGGGCGCGATCCCGGGAAGACGCAGGCCTGCGCGGCGACGCTGCGCGCCGCTGTTCCCGGCGCCGTCGTGGATGCGCACGTCGCCGACCTGTCCGCGCAGGATGAGATCCGGCGCCTCGCCGGCGCGCTCCGGGACGCCTATCCGCGGCTCGACGTGCTGGTGAACAATGCCGGCGCGATCTTCGACCGTCGCACGGTGACGGTGGACGGGATCGAGCGCACCTGGGCGCTGGACCACCTCGGCTACGTCCTGCTCACCCTCGAACTCCTCGACACCCTGAAGGCCTCGGCCGCGGCCGGGGCCAAGCCGCGCATCGTCAACGTCGCCTCGGCGGCCCATTACCGCGGGCACATCGACTTCGACGACATCGAGGGCACGCGGCGCTACGGCGCGATGCGGGCCTACGCGCAGGCCAAACTCGGCAACGTGCTGTTCACCTACGCGCTGGCCCGGCGGCTGCGCGGCAGCGGCATCACCGTCAACGCCCTGCACCCGGGCGTGATCAATACCGGCTTCGCCAAGAACACCGGCGGCCTGTTCGGCGCGGCTTGGTCGCTGATGCGGCCCTTCCTCACGAGTCCGGAGAAGGGCGCGGAGACCTCGCTCCACGTGGCGACCGCCCCCGAACTCGACGGCGTCACCGGCCGCTACTACTCCCGTGCCCGGCCGAAGACGTCCTCGGCCGAGAGTCGCGACGAGGCGGTTCAGGAGCGCGTCTGGGCACTCAGCCTCGCGCAGGTGGGCCGGAGCGGGTCAGAGAGTGGTGTCGGACCGGGCGCTGGCTGAAACGGGGACCGCCAGCGCGCCTCTCGCGCGCAGAACGATCGCTTGTGCGTGCGCGCTGCCGGGCTTGGGCGGGTCTTTGCCGCCGCTCCCTGTTCCGGGCAGATGAAGCGAAGCGGCAGCTGATCCGAGAGCCGGCGTACGACACCGCGAAGCGTCCAGATCAACCGGACACTGCTGCCGTGGCGGCGCTCGGCGTGCCCGATCTCGGATCATCTCCCGCAGCGTTCTGGCGTCCGCGACAGGGCCGGTTGCGGGCCAACGTCGCTCCTCACGCCGCCGCCCGCACCTTGTGCTCACCCTGCTGCTGGATCTCGATGAACACCCGGGTCACGTCCGGGCTGCGCTGCTTCAGTGCCCGGTCGAGGCGGGTCACGAGGCTCTCGACCTCGCCGGCACTCAGATCATCGGTCATGTCGATGCTGAGGTTGACCAGGATATCGGAGGGGCCAAGGTGCTGGGTAAGCACCTCGTTGACGTGGAGAACCCCCGGCTCGGCGCGGGCCAGTTCCGAGATCGCCGCGACGATCTCGGGATCGGCCGCCTCGCCGATCAGCAGCCCGTGGGTCTCGATCATCAGGAAGCCGGCCATCCCGACCAGCACCAGGCCGATTCCCACCGAGGCCCAGCCGTCGAGGCTCGGCATCTCCAGGAGGTGGGACAGCGCGACGCCCGCCAGCGCGATCAGCAGGCCGATCAGCGCCGCGGTATCCTCGGCGAGCACGGTGAACAGGGTCGGATCCTTGCTGCGCCGGATCGCCCGCACGGCCGAGTGCTTGCCCTTCTCGGCCCAGAACTGGCGCATCGCCACGAAGAAGGACGTGCCCTCGGCCGCGATGGCGAAGCCGAGGATCGCGACGTTCACCCAGATTCCCGGCACCCGGTAACCGAGGAGCTCGGCGTCCACGTCCGGCTCGGGGTGGCGGACACGCTCGATCCCCTCGTAGATCGCGAAGAGGCCGCCGCCGAGGAAGATCATCAGCGCCACCACGAAGGCGTAGAAGTAGATCTCGCGCCCGTAGCCGAATGGGTGTCGTGCGTCGGCCGGCTTCTCGGCCCGCTTCATGCCGACGAGCAGCAGCACTTGGTTGGCGGTGTCGACCACCGAGTGCACGCCCTCGGCCAGCATCGCGGTGGAGCCCGTCAGCGCACCGCCGACAAACTTCGCCGCCGCGATGGCGAGATTGGCGCCCGCCGCCGCGTAGATCGCCCCCGTGCTCTCGTGCGCCATCCGGACCCCCCTTGAACGCGCCTGAGCGCGTGGATGCGCGGCCGGGAACCGGACGGGGTTCCAACCGCGGCGGTGCAAGCGTTCCGGATGGCTCCCGGTTCCCGTGTGGACGCGGACGGTCGCCCCGTGCAACCTGCGCCGGCTCAGACATCCTGGGAGGACGCATGGCCGACGCCCGCTACGACCCCGACAACATCTTCGCCAAGATCCTGCGGGGCGAGATCCCATGTCACCGGGTCTACGAGGACGCGCACACGCTCGCCTTCATGGACGTGATGCCCCAGGGCGAAGGCCATACCCTGGTGATCCCCAAGGCGCCGGCCCGGGGGCTCCTCGATGCCGCGCCAGATTCACTCGCGGCCTTGACGGCGAGCGTCCAGAAAGTGGCGCGGGCCGTGAAGGCGGCGTTCCAGGCGGACGGACTGACCCTGTTTCAGTTCAACGAGCCGGCCGGCGGGCAGACCGTGTTCCACCTGCACGTCCACATCATCCCGCGGCGCGAGGGCGTGCCTCTGAAGCGCCACGAGGGGGGCATGGCCGACAACACCGTTCTGGCCGAGTTCGCCGCGCGGATCCGCGCGGCACTCGAAGGGCAGGGCTGACGCTCGAGCGTCGCGGGCGCTCAGACCTGTCCGGCGCAGGTAAGCGCTCCAAGGCGAGGACTGGAAGCGCGACCGGTTGCAGCGCGACCCGGCAGTTTTTCGAGGCGCTCAGGCCGCGCTGGCGGCTTCGTCCTTCTGCGCCATGGTGGCGAGCAGCCGCCGCAGGGCAGCGTTCTCGGTCTCCAACTCGCCGATGCGCTTCAGCAGCGCGCTCACGGACGCATCGGTTGCCGCCGGATCGGGAGGCGCGGCGGCGGTCCGGAGCTTCTGCTCGAAGACGACGCCGATGCCGTCCTCCCGCCGCCAGCGCAGGGTCGCGCGATAGGTCCGGTCCTTCTGCGGAATGTAGAGGTCGAAGGCATCCGGCAAGGTGGTGGCATCGCTCATCATCAGCCGCGCGCCGGTGGCGGACATGTCGCGCACCAGACAGTCGAAGCTCGATGCGCCGTTGTTGAACACGATGCGGCCCTTGAGGAAGACCCTCTGGCGCGCCTCTCTGCGATGCTCCGACATGCGGGCGGCTCCGGAACCCTGAAAACTCCGCAATTCCTGCACGCCAGCTCTTAAGGAATCTTCGTCGCGATAGCGGACATCGGCCTTATCTCACTGGTGGATAGCGGTAGAGATAACCTCGGAGACACGTTCCCACCCGGACGCCGGTGCGGCATCCGCCGGATCCCGTCCCTCCCGCCCTCGCAAAGGGAAGAGGGGGCGAGGCGGAACGGCTCTCTCGCGCTCGCGAAACGGCAACCCGCGGAGAGGCCGCCGACTCAGGCGATGAACCGCCGGTCCACCGTCTGGAACAGGTAGAACCCGTTGAACCGCACCGCCGTGTCGGCGGCGCGGTCGTCGAAATCGAGGGGCTGCCGGCTGCCGTCGCAGAGCTTGCCGCCGAAGGTCCAGCGCCCGGCGCCGATGAAGGGCGGGACCGTGCTGGCCTCCGGTACGGCGCAGCAGAGGCCTTCCTCGCCCTTGAGCTGGAACAGGTTGTAGCTTCGCATCCGAAGTCCTCCGCCTGGCCGCCCTCAGAAGCCGAATATTCCCAATACGAGATCTCGCATTGCGAAGAATCGGCTTGACCGTGCTCATAATGGCACAATCGGTCGAGTTTGTGACGGTCAAGTTTCGGGGACGTTTCGATTCAGCTCCTCGATCCAGATGCGCGCCGACCCGTCGGAGGGCGCGCGCCAGTCGCCCCGCGGCGAGAGGGAGCCGCCGGCCGAGACCTTCGGTCCGTTCGGGAGCGCGGAGCGCTTGAACTGGCTGAAGCCGAAGTAGCGGGTCAGGAACACGCCGAGCCAGCGGCGGATCTCGGGCAGGTCGTAGGCGACCCGCTTGGTCTCGGGAAAGTCCGGTGCCCAGCTGCCGCGCTCCCGGTCGCCCCAGGCGTGGAGTGCCAGGAAGGCGATCTTGGAGGGCCGGAACCCGTAGCGCAGCGTGTAGAACAGGTTGAAGTCCTGCAGCGCGTAGGGGCCGATCGTGCCCTCCGTGCTCTGTGGGCTGTCGTCCTGATCCACCGGCACCAGCTCGGGGGAGATCTCGGTGTCGAGGACAGCCTGCAGGGTGCGCGCCTCGTCCGGCCCGACCTCGCCGTTGCCGATCACCCAGCGGATCAGGTGCTGGATCAGGGTCTTGGGCACACCGGCATTGACCGCGTAGTGGCTCATCTGGTCGCCGACGCCGTAGGTGCACCAGCCGAGCGCCAGCTCCGACAGGTCGCCGGTTCCGACCACGATCCCGCCCGCGTGGTTGGCCAGCCGGAACAGGTAGTCGGTGCGCAGGCCCGCCTGCACGTTCTCGAAGGTCACGTCGTAGACCGCCTCGCCCCTGGCGAACGGGTGGCCCATGTCGGCGAGCATCTGCTTGGCGGCGGGGCGGATGTCGATCTCGGCGGCCGTGCAGCCGAGCGACTTCATGAGCGCGTGGGCGTTGGTCTTGGTGGCGTTCGAGGTGGCGAAGCCCGGGAGCGTGTAGGCCAGGATGTCCGAGCGCGGGTAGCCCAGCCGGTCGAACGCCTTCGCGATCACGATCAGCGCGTGGGTCGAATCGAGGCCGCCCGAGACGCCGATGATGGCCTTTCGGGTGCCCGTCGCCTGGAGGCGCTGGGCGAGGCCGGCCACCTGGATGTTGTAGGCCTCGTAGCAATCCTGGGCGAGGCGCGACGGGTCGGCCGGCACGAACGGGAAGCGCTCGATCCGCCGGATCAGTCCGAGATCGGCCTCCGGGGCGCTGAGCCGGAACGGGATCCGGCGATAGGGGAGGGCGTGGCGCCGCGCGTCGTCGTCGAAGCTGCCGGCTTGGAGCCGTTCCTGGGCGATCAGGTCGAGGTCGATATCGGCGAGCGTCGCCACTGGGCCCTCGGGGAAGCGCTCGCCCTCGGCCAGCCGCACGCCGAGCTCGTCGATGCTGGTCTGGCCGTCCCAGGAGAGGTCGGTGGTCGATTCGCCCTGGCCGGCGGCGGCGTAGACATACGCGCAGGCGCCCCGCATCGAGGACGCTCGGGATAGGAGCGCCCGCGATTCGGCCCGGCCGACGGTGATCGGGCTGCCCGAGAGGTTCGCCAGCACGGTGGCGCCCGCGAGTGCCGCCCGCATGCCGGGGGGCTCGGGCACCCACAGATCCTCGCAGATCTCCACGCCGACCACGAGGCCCGGCAGATCCTCGGCCGGGAACAGCAGGTCGGTGCCGAACGGCGCCTCGCGGCCCGCGACCCTTATGGTCTCGCCCACGATCCCCGCGCCGGAGGCGAAGTGGCGCTTCTCGTAGAATTCCCGGTAGTTCGGCAGGAAGGTCTTCGGGATCGCCCCGAGCAGGCGGCCGCCCTGGATGGCCAGCGCGCAATTGTAGACGCGGTGGCGCCAGCGCAGCGGCGCGCCGACGAGTAGCAGCGGGCGGAGATTGGCCGATTCGGCGATCACCCGGGCGGCAGCTTCCTCGACGGCGTCGAGGAGCGTCTGCTGGAGCAGCAGGTCCTCGATCGCGTAAGCCGACAGGCCGAGCTCGGTGAAGACCGCCAGCGCGGCCCCCGTGTCGTGGCAGGTCCGGGCGAGGTCGAGGATCGCGTCGGCGTTGCGCCCCGGCTCGGCCGGGTGGCTGCGGCCGGTGCAGGCGGCGACCCGGGCGAAGCCGTGACGGTAGAGGGAGCGGAAGCGCGCCGGCGATTCGGAGGTGGCTGGAGACACGGGCACCTGTCCGGATGAGGGGTGGCTGCCGATACCATATGGGATGTGGCCAGGAATCGGCGATCACGCCCGCACAGCGCAGAGCGAAGCGATCGGGAACCGTAGGGGAGGAACGGGCGCTCCCCGGGTCGGCCTCGCTCCGGCCACTGCCACGGCTCCGACCCCGCATGGTTTCCACAGCACGGGTCGCGGCAAGCCTCCATTAACGACGTCTGGCCTAACTCAGGAACAGCCGCCGCGCGTCGGCGGATCCCTGTTTCGAGTATCGTCTGAGAACCCATGCGCGCATCGGGACGGCCTCCGTACTCCCATCGTGATCCCGCCCGCCCGGTCCGCGGCGGCGACCGTTCGGGGCTCTCTCTGGGAGCCCTGGCGCACAGGCTGATGGCGCTCCGCGCGAGCCTCACCCGCCGCCTGTCCGGCTCCCCGGCCGGGCTGCCCGCACGGCCGGCCTACGGGACCGCCGGACGCCGGGCCGAGCCGAGTTGGCTCACGCCGCCCGGCGCGATGGTCGGCCGCGAGGCCTTCGAGCGCGCCCCGCGCGCCGTGGCGCCGGAGGCCCACTGGCCGGCCCAGGTCTTCGACGACCGGGCGAGTCTCGACGCCCTCGATGCCTTCGATGCGCCGGCCTTCGAGAGCCGGATCGACCGCAGCGCCTCTTCGCCGGGCGTGCTGGTGCGCCAGCCGCGCCGCCCCGCCGCCATCGCCCCCGACTATGCGCCCGAAGCAGGGCCGGTCGAGACGCCTGTCGCCGCGCCGGCTCCGGCCGCACCTTCGGTTCGTTACACCCGCACCCCCGATTCGGTGCTGCAGGAACGCCGCCAGCGCGCCCTGGAGGCCGAGCGCGTCGCCCTGGAGCGCGCCCGCGCCGAGGCGCAGGCCGCCGCCCTGGCCCTCGAGACCGAGCGGGCTGCCCGCGAGGAGGCCGAGCGGGAGCGGGTCGAGCGCGAGCGGATCGCCACCGCGGACGCAGAGCGCACCTTCGCGCCGGCCCTGGCCGAAGTCGCCGCGCCGGACGTGGAGCCTGTGCCCCTGTGGCGCCAGCCCTTCGTCGCGCCGCCCGGCGTCCGCTTCTTCCGTACGCCGGACCGCCGGCCGGTCCGGCCCGCCGTCGAGCTGGCCGCGTCCACGGCGGCGATCACCCCGGTCGCGGCCGTGTCGGACGTCTCCGCGTCTGTCGAGGCCGCCGCCGAGGTCCCGGCCCGCGACTGGTCCGACCTCCCGGACTGGTCCGAGGTCCAGCCCTGGTTCGACGGTGGCGACTGGTCGTCCGTGGAGGCCTGGTCCACCCTGGAGGCGCAGCCCGCCGAGGCCGCTCCGATCCCGGCGGCCGTGCAGGCCGCCTCCGACGAGCGCTTCGTCTCGATGACCGGCGACATCGCGCACCTGCGTTCGCTGCCGCCGCGGCCGGTCTACGTGCTCGACCGGCTGGTGCGGTTCGACCAGCCGCCGCGCCCGGCCGACGGGCAGGATAACGGCACGGAGGCCGGTCTGCGGACTGACGCGGCCGCGTCGATCCGGAGCGCCTTCCTGCCGCCCGTCGCGTCTCCGGCGGCGTCCGGCCTGTCGCTGGTCTTCGGACCCGGCAGCGCTGCGGCCGAGCCCCCGGCTGCGGCTGCGGCTGAAGCCCCGCGCCGCGCCCCGGCCCTCAGCGCTATGGCGGCCCGGGCGGCGATCCGCGCGGCCGGTCAGCCGGGGGTCGTGCCACCGGCAGCTCCGGTCCAGCCCGAGGCCCTCCCGGTTCCGGTCGCCGAGCGCGCCGAGGCCGAGCGCGTGGTGATCCCGATGACGCCGCGCCCGGTCCTGCTCCGCGGCAAGCTTGCGCCGCAGCCCGAGCCGGTCCCGGCCGAGATCGAGGCCGGGCCCATCTCGGCTGACGGTGTTGCGGCGGATGTGGAGGCGGGTGTCGAGGCGGTGGAAGCCGTCGCGGAGACGCCTGCCGCGGTCGCAGTGCCGATGGTCGCGCCCCGGGCGCATCTGATCCCGGCCGGCCGCCACCTTGAGATCGCGCCGATCGAGAACGCCGATTACGAGCTGCCGTCCCTCGAACTGCTCGCCCTGCCGGCCCCCGGCGGCAGCGAGGAGGTCGACGCCGACGTGCTGGAGCAGAACGCCCTCAACCTGCAGCAGACGGTCCAGGATTTCGGCGTGCGCGGCGACATCCTGGCGGTGCGGCCCGGGCCGGTCGTCACCCTCTACGAGCTCGAGCCCGCGCCGGGCACCAAGTCCAGCCGCGTCATCGGGCTGTCGGACGACATCGCCCGCTCCATGTCGGCGGTCTCGGCCCGCGTCGCGGTCGTCCCCGGCCGGAACGTGATCGGCATCGAATTGCCGAACGACACCCGCGAGACGGTCTACCTGCGCGAATTGCTCGCGTCGGCCGACTTCGCCGAGAGCAAGCACAAGCTTGCGCTGTGCCTCGGCAAGAACATCGGCGGCGAGCCGATCATCGCCGACCTCGCGCGCATGCCGCACCTCTTGGTCGCCGGCACCACCGGCTCGGGCAAGTCGGTGGCGATCAACACCATGATCCTCAGCCTGCTCTACCGGCTCAAGCCCGAGGAGTGCCGCCTGATCATGGTCGACCCCAAGATGCTGGAGCTGTCGGTCTACGACGGCATCCCGCACCTGCTCTCCCCCGTCGTCATCGATCCCAAGAAGGCGGTCATCGCCCTCAAGTGGGCCGTGCGCGAGATGGAGGAGCGCTACAAGAAGATGGCCAAGATCGCCGTCCGGAATATCGACGGCTACAACGCCCGCATGAAGGAGGCCCGCGAGAAGGGCGAGACCATCACGCGCACGATCCAGACCGGCTTCGACCGCCATACCGGCGAGGCGGTGTACGAGGACGAGGCGATGGACCTCGCGCCGCTGCCGTATATCGTGATCGTGGTGGACGAGATGGCCGACCTGATGATGGTGGCCGGCAAGGACATCGAGGGGGCGATCCAGCGTCTGGCGCAGATGGCGCGGGCGGCGGGCATCCACCTGATCATGGCGACCCAGCGCCCGTCGGTGGACGTGATCACCGGCACGATCAAGGCCAACTTCCCGACCCGGATCAGCTTCCAGGTGACCAGCAAGATCGACTCGCGCACCATTCTCGGCGAGATGGGCGCGGAGCAGCTTCTGGGCCAGGGCGACATGCTGTTCATGGCCGGGGGCGGGCGCACGACGCGGGTGCACGGGCCGTTCTGCTCGGACAGCGAGGTCGAGACCGTCGTGGCGCACCTCAAGCGCCAGGGCCGGCCCAGCTACCTCGACGCCGTCACCGCCGACGACTCGCCTGAAGAGCAGCCCAAGGAGGGCGGACGGTCCGGACGAGGCAAGGCCGCCGCGGCCGACAAGGCCGAGCGGTCCGACGAGCCCGAGGAGGAGGCCCCCGTCTTCGACATCGGCGCCTTCGCGGCGGCGGCCGGCGGCGAGTCCGACGACCTCTACAAGCAGGCGATCGAGGTGGTGCTGCGCGACCAGAAGGCCTCGACCAGCTACATCCAGCGCCGGCTGCAGATCGGCTACAACCGCGCCGCCTCGATCATGGAGCGGATGGAGATCGAGGGGATCGTCGGCCCGGCCAATCACGCCGGCAAGCGCGAGATCCTGGTCGCCGGTGCGCCGCACATGTCGAGCGGCATGGCGAACGGGATGTACGACGACGAGTAAGAGCCCCCGCTCCGGGCCGCTCCGCACGGAGCGGCCCGGGCGTCGTATCTTCGCCACAGGGCGGGGTTCTAAGCCCCGTGTCCCGCCCTTCGTTTGCCGCCGGAACCCGCCTGCGGGCTCCCAGGAGACTCTGCCGATGATCGGCCGCCGCACCCGCACAGCCGGCTCCTTGATCGCCGCCGGGCTGTGGCTCGCGACCGCCAGCAACCCGGCCGAGGCGCAGGTCGGCGCCTTCATCGACAGCCTCTTCGGCCACAAGGAGGAGCCCGCGCCGCAGCCGGAGGCCGCTCGTCCCGCGCCTGCACCGGCCAAGAAGCCGGCTCCGAAGGCCAAGGAGGCGAGCAAGGAGGCCGGCAAGGACGCCAGCCGAGAGGCCGCGAAGGACGCGCCGAAGACCGGCAGCCTCAAGGGCGGCAAGGGAGCCGACAAGGCCGAACACAAGGCCGCCGAGCCCAAGGTGGCGGCGGTGGGCGCGCCCGTCGCGATCGCCCCCTCCGAGCCGGCGGATGCCGCCACCCTGCTCGCCCAGGCCAACGCCTATTTCAACGGGATCAACACCCTGACCGGCAGCTTCATGCAGATCGGCGCCGACGGGCGGCGGATCGGCGGCAAGCTGACGCTCGCCAAGCCCGGCCGCCTGCGCTTCGACTACGATCAGCCCTCGCCCCTGGAAGTCGTCGCCGACGGCACCTCGGTGGCGGTGCGTGACCGCAAGCTCAACACCCAGGATCTCTACTTCATCGCCCAGACGCCGCTGAAATTCCTGCTGCGCGAGAAGATCGACCTCGCCCGTGACCTCACCGTCACCGACGTCTCCAACGACCCCGGCGGCGTGCGCATCAGCCTGGAGGACCGGACGACGCTGGGCGGCACCTCGAAGATCCAGCTCGTCTTCGATCCCGAGGTGAAGACCCTGTCGCAGTGGCGGATCACCGATCCGCAGGGCTACATCACCACGGTGCAGCTGTCGAACCTGCAGAAGGGCAAGGGCGTCGACGGCAGCGCGTTCTTCATCAATTACGGGCGC
The sequence above is drawn from the Methylobacterium mesophilicum SR1.6/6 genome and encodes:
- a CDS encoding DUF1328 domain-containing protein, which encodes MTLLKWALICFVISLIAGGLGFTGIASGAGSLARILFGLFLLIAIVIVVIAFAVGQAVF
- a CDS encoding SDR family oxidoreductase, with translation MRDKVCLVTGATNGIGYEIALGLARRGARVAIVGRDPGKTQACAATLRAAVPGAVVDAHVADLSAQDEIRRLAGALRDAYPRLDVLVNNAGAIFDRRTVTVDGIERTWALDHLGYVLLTLELLDTLKASAAAGAKPRIVNVASAAHYRGHIDFDDIEGTRRYGAMRAYAQAKLGNVLFTYALARRLRGSGITVNALHPGVINTGFAKNTGGLFGAAWSLMRPFLTSPEKGAETSLHVATAPELDGVTGRYYSRARPKTSSAESRDEAVQERVWALSLAQVGRSGSESGVGPGAG
- a CDS encoding cation diffusion facilitator family transporter; the encoded protein is MAHESTGAIYAAAGANLAIAAAKFVGGALTGSTAMLAEGVHSVVDTANQVLLLVGMKRAEKPADARHPFGYGREIYFYAFVVALMIFLGGGLFAIYEGIERVRHPEPDVDAELLGYRVPGIWVNVAILGFAIAAEGTSFFVAMRQFWAEKGKHSAVRAIRRSKDPTLFTVLAEDTAALIGLLIALAGVALSHLLEMPSLDGWASVGIGLVLVGMAGFLMIETHGLLIGEAADPEIVAAISELARAEPGVLHVNEVLTQHLGPSDILVNLSIDMTDDLSAGEVESLVTRLDRALKQRSPDVTRVFIEIQQQGEHKVRAAA
- a CDS encoding HIT family protein, yielding MADARYDPDNIFAKILRGEIPCHRVYEDAHTLAFMDVMPQGEGHTLVIPKAPARGLLDAAPDSLAALTASVQKVARAVKAAFQADGLTLFQFNEPAGGQTVFHLHVHIIPRREGVPLKRHEGGMADNTVLAEFAARIRAALEGQG
- a CDS encoding PilZ domain-containing protein; its protein translation is MSEHRREARQRVFLKGRIVFNNGASSFDCLVRDMSATGARLMMSDATTLPDAFDLYIPQKDRTYRATLRWRREDGIGVVFEQKLRTAAAPPDPAATDASVSALLKRIGELETENAALRRLLATMAQKDEAASAA
- a CDS encoding NAD(+) synthase; amino-acid sequence: MSPATSESPARFRSLYRHGFARVAACTGRSHPAEPGRNADAILDLARTCHDTGAALAVFTELGLSAYAIEDLLLQQTLLDAVEEAAARVIAESANLRPLLLVGAPLRWRHRVYNCALAIQGGRLLGAIPKTFLPNYREFYEKRHFASGAGIVGETIRVAGREAPFGTDLLFPAEDLPGLVVGVEICEDLWVPEPPGMRAALAGATVLANLSGSPITVGRAESRALLSRASSMRGACAYVYAAAGQGESTTDLSWDGQTSIDELGVRLAEGERFPEGPVATLADIDLDLIAQERLQAGSFDDDARRHALPYRRIPFRLSAPEADLGLIRRIERFPFVPADPSRLAQDCYEAYNIQVAGLAQRLQATGTRKAIIGVSGGLDSTHALIVIAKAFDRLGYPRSDILAYTLPGFATSNATKTNAHALMKSLGCTAAEIDIRPAAKQMLADMGHPFARGEAVYDVTFENVQAGLRTDYLFRLANHAGGIVVGTGDLSELALGWCTYGVGDQMSHYAVNAGVPKTLIQHLIRWVIGNGEVGPDEARTLQAVLDTEISPELVPVDQDDSPQSTEGTIGPYALQDFNLFYTLRYGFRPSKIAFLALHAWGDRERGSWAPDFPETKRVAYDLPEIRRWLGVFLTRYFGFSQFKRSALPNGPKVSAGGSLSPRGDWRAPSDGSARIWIEELNRNVPET
- a CDS encoding DNA translocase FtsK, with translation MALRASLTRRLSGSPAGLPARPAYGTAGRRAEPSWLTPPGAMVGREAFERAPRAVAPEAHWPAQVFDDRASLDALDAFDAPAFESRIDRSASSPGVLVRQPRRPAAIAPDYAPEAGPVETPVAAPAPAAPSVRYTRTPDSVLQERRQRALEAERVALERARAEAQAAALALETERAAREEAERERVERERIATADAERTFAPALAEVAAPDVEPVPLWRQPFVAPPGVRFFRTPDRRPVRPAVELAASTAAITPVAAVSDVSASVEAAAEVPARDWSDLPDWSEVQPWFDGGDWSSVEAWSTLEAQPAEAAPIPAAVQAASDERFVSMTGDIAHLRSLPPRPVYVLDRLVRFDQPPRPADGQDNGTEAGLRTDAAASIRSAFLPPVASPAASGLSLVFGPGSAAAEPPAAAAAEAPRRAPALSAMAARAAIRAAGQPGVVPPAAPVQPEALPVPVAERAEAERVVIPMTPRPVLLRGKLAPQPEPVPAEIEAGPISADGVAADVEAGVEAVEAVAETPAAVAVPMVAPRAHLIPAGRHLEIAPIENADYELPSLELLALPAPGGSEEVDADVLEQNALNLQQTVQDFGVRGDILAVRPGPVVTLYELEPAPGTKSSRVIGLSDDIARSMSAVSARVAVVPGRNVIGIELPNDTRETVYLRELLASADFAESKHKLALCLGKNIGGEPIIADLARMPHLLVAGTTGSGKSVAINTMILSLLYRLKPEECRLIMVDPKMLELSVYDGIPHLLSPVVIDPKKAVIALKWAVREMEERYKKMAKIAVRNIDGYNARMKEAREKGETITRTIQTGFDRHTGEAVYEDEAMDLAPLPYIVIVVDEMADLMMVAGKDIEGAIQRLAQMARAAGIHLIMATQRPSVDVITGTIKANFPTRISFQVTSKIDSRTILGEMGAEQLLGQGDMLFMAGGGRTTRVHGPFCSDSEVETVVAHLKRQGRPSYLDAVTADDSPEEQPKEGGRSGRGKAAAADKAERSDEPEEEAPVFDIGAFAAAAGGESDDLYKQAIEVVLRDQKASTSYIQRRLQIGYNRAASIMERMEIEGIVGPANHAGKREILVAGAPHMSSGMANGMYDDE
- a CDS encoding LolA family protein, whose translation is MIGRRTRTAGSLIAAGLWLATASNPAEAQVGAFIDSLFGHKEEPAPQPEAARPAPAPAKKPAPKAKEASKEAGKDASREAAKDAPKTGSLKGGKGADKAEHKAAEPKVAAVGAPVAIAPSEPADAATLLAQANAYFNGINTLTGSFMQIGADGRRIGGKLTLAKPGRLRFDYDQPSPLEVVADGTSVAVRDRKLNTQDLYFIAQTPLKFLLREKIDLARDLTVTDVSNDPGGVRISLEDRTTLGGTSKIQLVFDPEVKTLSQWRITDPQGYITTVQLSNLQKGKGVDGSAFFINYGRAEDKAMQQQIQQSQQ